In Erigeron canadensis isolate Cc75 chromosome 6, C_canadensis_v1, whole genome shotgun sequence, the following are encoded in one genomic region:
- the LOC122602517 gene encoding protein CLT1, chloroplastic-like, with protein sequence MAVAAGHRFSPGLNFHKQTNIITRLNILQPKYTLNNHPIPQWRKTTTKNIIIIHSTAADKSRKNSPICRYALHDKQQQQQQAENEDEDKIIIVEENENGNDPRVKIAVAALVTMGLGVGNRVLYKLALVPLNNYPFFLAQLATFGYVVVYFSILHFRYRAGIVTDEMLSMPKAPLLAVGLLEALGAACGMAAGAVLSGAAIPVLSQSFLVWQIILSYLFLGRRYKPNQLLGCFLVAVGVIVTVASGSSAGSLMEAGLFWSLLMIVSFLFQAADTILKEVIFLDSAKKLKGGSVDLFVLNSYGSAFQALFICLLLPFLSRLWGIPFHQLPSYLSDGAACFLNMGTVSSGCEGAPLLPILFCIVNMAYNISLLHLIRISSAVVSSLASTVSVPISVFLFTLPLPYLGVASSLPSGFIAGAGILVMGMLIYAWTPSKSSGIPPPMP encoded by the exons atggcGGTGGCTGCCGGTCACCGGTTCTCTCCCGGCCTCaattttcataaacaaacaaacataattACACGACTAAACATCTTACAACCCAAATACACACTCAATAATCATCCAATTCCACAATGgagaaaaacaacaacaaaaaacataataataattcattctactgctgctgacaaGAGTCGAAAGAATTCTCCGATTTGTCGGTACGCGTTACATGATaaacaacaacagcaacaacaagctgaaaatgaagatgaagataaaattataattgttgaagaaaatgaaaatggaaatgaTCCAAGGGTGAAGATTGCGGTTGCAGCGTTGGTTACGATGGGGTTGGGAGTAGGGAATCGGGTGTTGTATAAGCTAGCTTTGGTTCCGTTGAACAATTATCCCTTTTTCTTAGCTCAACTCGCCACTTTCGG ATATGTAGTTGTGTATTTCTCCATCTTACATTTCCGGTATCGTGCTGGCATTGTTACTGATGAAATGCTATCCATGCCAAAAGCTCCATTGCTTGCTGTTGGTCTCTTGGAAGCTCTTGGTGCCGCTTGTGGAATGGCAGCGGGAG CCGTTCTTTCAGGGGCAGCTATTCCTGTTTTGTCACAG AGCTTTCTGGTTTGGCAAATCATATTGTCGTATCTTTTTCTTGGAAGGAGATATAAACCCAACCAGTTACTTGGGTGCTTTCTTGTGGCAGTTGGTGTGATTGTTACCGTTGCAAG TGGATCTAGTGCTGGCTCATTGATGGAAGCTGGTCTATTTTGGAGTCTTCTTATGATTGTTTCCTTTCTGTTCCAAGCAGCCGACACCATATTGAAG GAAGTCATTTTCTTGGATTCTGCTAAAAAATTGAAG GGAGGTTCAGTGGATCTATTTGTTTTGAATTCCTATGGATCTGCATTTCAG GCGCTTTTTATTTGCCTTCTCTTACCTTTCTTGTCAAGGTTATGGGGTATTCCATTTCATCAGCTGCCAAGCTATCTTTCAGATGGCGCGGCTTGCTTTTTAAACATGGGGACTGTATCCAGTG GATGCGAGGGAGCTCCACTGCTACCAATTCTGTTTTGTATCGTTAATATGGCTTACAACATATCGTTATTGCATTTAATAAGAATATCATCTGCCGTTGTATCTAGTCTTGCCTCAACAGTTTCTG TTCCAATATCTGTTTTTCTGTTCACGCTTCCACTACCATACTTGGGGGTGGCATCCTCCCTTCCATCTGGTTTCATAGCAGGTGCTGGAATCCTTGTGATGGGCATGTTGATTTATGCTTGGACACCATCAAAAAGTAGTGGTATTCCCCCTCCCATGCCATAA
- the LOC122602901 gene encoding calcium-dependent protein kinase 34-like — translation MGNCCSQAQSQDAEPEAQKALKGEGGGGDKPNDQEKPPTAPPKKVPTAQPTKNNGKHSVIGTVLGRPMEDVRTLYSIGKELGRGQFGVTHLCTCKKTGKQFACKTIAKRKLANKEDIEDVKREVQIMHHLAGQPNIVELKGAFEDKHSVHLVMELCAGGELFDRIIAKGHYTERAAASLLRTIVQIVHTCHSMGVIHRDLKPENFLLLNKDENAPLKATDFGLSVFYKQGEVFKDIVGSAYYIAPEVLKRKYGPEVDIWSIGVMLYILLSGVPPFWAESEHGIFNAILRGHIDFTSDPWPSISQPAKDLVKKMLNSDPKQRLTAHQVLSHPWIKEDGEAPDTPLDNAVLGRLKQFRAMNNFKKVALRVIAGCLSEEEIMGLKQMFRGMDSDNSGTITLEELKHGLSKQGTRLSESEVKQLMEAADADGNGTIDYEEFITATMHLNRMDKEDHLYTAFQYFDKDNSGYITIEELEHALRDNGMNDDRDIKEVISEVDSDHDGRINYDEFVAMMRSKTQADTLNPKKRRQSFVAK, via the exons ATGGGGAACTGTTGTTCCCAAGCTCAATCTCAAGATGCAGAACCCGAAGCTCAAAAAGCCTTAAAAGgggaaggaggaggaggagacAAACCAAATGATCAAGAAAAACCGCCCACTGCACCCCCTAAAAAGGTCCCTACCGCTCAACCAACAAAGAATAATGGCAAGCATTCTGTTATTGGAACAGTCTTGGGACGTCCCATGGAAGATGTTCGGACCCTTTACAGCATTGGCAAAGAACTCGGTAGGGGACAGTTTGGTGTCACACATTTATGTACATGCAAGAAAACCGGCAAACAATTTGCATGCAAAACCATAGCCAAACGAAAACTTGCTAATAAAGAGGACATTGAGGATGTTAAGAGGGAGGTTCAGATTATGCATCATTTGGCTGGCCAGCCAAATATTGTTGAGCTTAAAGGGGCCTTTGAGGACAAACATTCTGTACATTTGGTAATGGAATTGTGTGCCGGAGGAGAGTTGTTTGATCGAATCATCGCCAAGGGCCATTATACTGAAAGGGCTGCAGCATCGTTGCTTAGGACCATTGTTCAAATCGTTCATACCTGTCATTCCATGGGTGTTATTCATAGAGATCTTAAACCCGAAAATTTCCTTCTTTTGAATAAGGATGAGAATGCTCCTCTTAAAGCTACAGACTTTGGCCTTTCTGTGTTCTATAAACAAG GGGAAGTATTCAAAGATATTGTGGGAAGTGCGTATTATATTGCACCCGAAGTCTTGAAAAGAAAATACGGACCTGAAGTTGATATATGGAGTATCGGGGTTATGTTATATATTCTTCTTAGTGGAGTTCCTCCCTTTTGGGCAG AATCGGAGCATGGGATATTCAATGCAATCTTGCGTGGGCATATTGATTTCACGAGTGATCCCTGGCCTTCAATTTCTCAACCAGCCAAGGATCTTGtaaagaagatgttgaactcAGACCCGAAGCAAAGGCTGACAGCACATCAAGTTCTTT CTCATCCATGGATAAAGGAAGATGGAGAAGCACCCGATACACCACTTGACAACGCTGTTCTTGGCAGACTAAAACAGTTTAGAGCCATGAATAACTTTAAGAAAGTGGCACTTCGG GTCATTGCAGGATGCCTTTCTGAAGAAGAAATCATGGGATTGAAGCAAATGTTCAGAGGCATGGATTCCGATAACAGTGGAACGATTACACTTGAGGAGTTAAAACATGGACTATCCAAGCAAGGGACAAGACTATCCGAATCTGAAGTCAAGCAGTTGATGGAAGCT GCTGATGCAGATGGAAACGGAACCATTGATTATGAAGAGTTCATAACAGCAACAATGCATCTGAACAGAATGGATAAAGAAGATCATTTGTACACTGCCTTCCAATACTTTGATAAAGATAACAGCgg GTACATTACTATAGAAGAACTAGAGCACGCTCTGCGTGATAATGGAATGAATGACGATAGGGACATTAAGGAGGTTATATCTGAAGTTGACTCTGATCAT GATGGCCGGATCAACTACGACGAGTTTGTGGCAATGATGAGATCAAAAACGCAAGCAGACACGTTGAATCCTAAGAAACGAAGACAATCCTTTGTCGCCAAATGA
- the LOC122603444 gene encoding transcription factor TGA2.3-like isoform X1 — MAEPSPSTSTDGDTEDKALGFHNSSHGLVVSDASDKSRDQKTLRRLAQNREAARKSRLRKKAYVQQLETSRMKLTQLEQELQRARQQGIFISSSGEQSQTMSGNGALAFDVEYGRWLEEHNRRINELKGAVSNHAGDGELRIIVDGVVAHYEEIFRIKGDAAKADVFHVLSGMWKTPAERCFLWLGGFRSSELLKLLITQLEPLTEQQLLAIGNLQQSSQQAEDALSQGMEALQQSLAETIAGSLGSSNSSGNVANYMGQMAMAMGKLGTLEGFIRQADNLRQQTLQQMHRILTTRQSARALIAINDYSSRLRALSSLWLARPRE; from the exons ATGGCAGAGCCCAGTCCAAGTACCTCTACAGATGGGGACACTGAAGACAAGGCTCTTGGG TTCCATAACAGTTCTCATGGGCTTGTGGTTTCTGATGCTAGTGATAAGTCCAGGGATCAAAAG ACACTCCGTAGGCTTGCTCAGAATCGTGAAGCTGCAAGAAAGAGTCGTCTGCGAAAGAAA GCATATGTCCAACAGCTGGAAACTAGCAGAATGAAACTGACCCAACTTGAGCAGGAGCTTCAGCGAGCTCGGCAGCAG GGCATTTTCATTTCAAGTTCAGGAGAACAATCTCAAACAATGAGTGGCAATG GAGCCTTGGCTTTTGATGTCGAATATGGGCGGTGGCTAGAAGAGCACAACCGAAGGATTAACGAGCTAAAAGGTGCTGTCAGCAATCATGCTGGTGATGGTGAACTGAGGATCATAGTTGATGGCGTTGTGGCACATTATGAAGAAATTTTCAGAATAAAGGGGGATGCTGCGAAGGCTGATGTTTTTCATGTTCTGTCAGGCATGTGGAAAACTCCCGCAGAAAGATGTTTTCTTTGGTTAGGTGGATTCCGTTCATCGGAACTCCTAAAG TTGCTTATAACTCAATTGGAACCTTTAACGGAACAGCAGTTATTGGCCATTGGAAACTTACAACAGTCATCACAGCAAGCAGAGGATGCCTTGTCCCAGGGGATGGAAGCATTGCAGCAGTCCCTGGCAGAGACAATAGCAGGGTCTCTTGGCTCTTCAAATTCATCAGGCAATGTAGCCAACTACATGGGTCAAATGGCAATGGCTATGGGTAAATTAGGAACTTTAGAAGGCTTCATTCGACAG GCTGACAATTTGAGGCAACAAACCTTGCAACAAATGCACCGGATATTAACAACGCGCCAATCGGCTCGGGCCCTCATAGCTATCAATGACTATTCATCCCGGCTTCGGGCTCTGAGCTCATTATGGCTTGCACGGCCTCGTGAGTGA
- the LOC122603444 gene encoding transcription factor TGA2.3-like isoform X2 translates to MTSLMFHNSSHGLVVSDASDKSRDQKTLRRLAQNREAARKSRLRKKAYVQQLETSRMKLTQLEQELQRARQQGIFISSSGEQSQTMSGNGALAFDVEYGRWLEEHNRRINELKGAVSNHAGDGELRIIVDGVVAHYEEIFRIKGDAAKADVFHVLSGMWKTPAERCFLWLGGFRSSELLKLLITQLEPLTEQQLLAIGNLQQSSQQAEDALSQGMEALQQSLAETIAGSLGSSNSSGNVANYMGQMAMAMGKLGTLEGFIRQADNLRQQTLQQMHRILTTRQSARALIAINDYSSRLRALSSLWLARPRE, encoded by the exons ATGACAAGTTTAATG TTCCATAACAGTTCTCATGGGCTTGTGGTTTCTGATGCTAGTGATAAGTCCAGGGATCAAAAG ACACTCCGTAGGCTTGCTCAGAATCGTGAAGCTGCAAGAAAGAGTCGTCTGCGAAAGAAA GCATATGTCCAACAGCTGGAAACTAGCAGAATGAAACTGACCCAACTTGAGCAGGAGCTTCAGCGAGCTCGGCAGCAG GGCATTTTCATTTCAAGTTCAGGAGAACAATCTCAAACAATGAGTGGCAATG GAGCCTTGGCTTTTGATGTCGAATATGGGCGGTGGCTAGAAGAGCACAACCGAAGGATTAACGAGCTAAAAGGTGCTGTCAGCAATCATGCTGGTGATGGTGAACTGAGGATCATAGTTGATGGCGTTGTGGCACATTATGAAGAAATTTTCAGAATAAAGGGGGATGCTGCGAAGGCTGATGTTTTTCATGTTCTGTCAGGCATGTGGAAAACTCCCGCAGAAAGATGTTTTCTTTGGTTAGGTGGATTCCGTTCATCGGAACTCCTAAAG TTGCTTATAACTCAATTGGAACCTTTAACGGAACAGCAGTTATTGGCCATTGGAAACTTACAACAGTCATCACAGCAAGCAGAGGATGCCTTGTCCCAGGGGATGGAAGCATTGCAGCAGTCCCTGGCAGAGACAATAGCAGGGTCTCTTGGCTCTTCAAATTCATCAGGCAATGTAGCCAACTACATGGGTCAAATGGCAATGGCTATGGGTAAATTAGGAACTTTAGAAGGCTTCATTCGACAG GCTGACAATTTGAGGCAACAAACCTTGCAACAAATGCACCGGATATTAACAACGCGCCAATCGGCTCGGGCCCTCATAGCTATCAATGACTATTCATCCCGGCTTCGGGCTCTGAGCTCATTATGGCTTGCACGGCCTCGTGAGTGA
- the LOC122605839 gene encoding exonuclease V, chloroplastic: MNIHEIPTEIISDEEMSLIDSAFSLAFAHSHSHSHSHSHSLSLSKPNIHFSSSSSCHDIEDGIGITQTQINNKKKYESLLHRFKKKTGLFVTDITSSEWCEKQEEFYLLYGKPKASKAMKAGTARHALLEEEVITRVEVLIRSAEEHWALKMLNFIHGTNQLILDGLTRELPLIGFAEGVCVVGVIDEILMTTTINSNCVPTLVETKTRSQNNLPSEPQQRNARLQLMCYKYFWDNLLTQPFPSQHFLELFSLNPRYVLSKEIQEFAFQAGLPVKTLNDVLEKYQYVCSMLPETQEQLLLRYEYQEDQSLIGENRFIYDSDWVTAQIRSALEFWKGEREASYALEDERWKCKYCKYASNCPVNTISTQITKQM, encoded by the exons ATGAATATTCATGAGATCCCAACAGAGATAATTAGCGACGAAGAAATGTCACTCATTGATTCCGCTTTCTCTCTCGCTTTCGCCCATTCCCATTCCCATTCCCATTCCCATTCCCATTCCCTTTCCCTTTCCAAACCCAATATtcatttctcttcttcttcttcttgtcaTGATATCGAGGATGGAATCGGAATCACTCAAACCCAAATCAACAACAAGAAGAAATATGAATCTTTGTTACATCGTTTCAAAAAGAAAACGGGCTTGTTCGTTACTGATATTACCTCttcg GAATGGTGCGAAAAACAGGAGGAGTTTTATCTTCTTTATGGAAAGCCAAAGGCTAGTAAAGCTATGAAAGCAGGGACTGCTCGTCACGCACTACTTGAAGAAGAG GTTATAACAAGAGTGGAAGTTCTAATAAGATCTGCTGAAGAACACTGGGCTTTGAAAATGTTAAATTTCATACATGGTACTAATCAATTAATTCTTGATGGATTAACCCGCGAGCTGCCACT GATAGGGTTTGCAGAAGGCGTGTGTGTGGTTGGAGTGATCGATGAAATCCTAATGACTACAACAATCAACAGTAATTGCGTTCCAACATTAGTTGAAACAAAAACCCGTTCACAAAACAATCTTCCTTCCGAACCCCAACAAAGAAATGCAAGGCTTCAGTTGATGTGCTACAAGTATTTTTGGGATAACCTACTTACTCAGCCTTTTCCTTCTCAGCACTTCTTAGAATTGTTTTCTTTGAACCCCCGTTATGTTTTATCCAAAGAAATCCAAGAGTTTGCTTTTCAAGCAGGTTTACCTGTAAAG ACACTTAATGACGTATTAGAAAAATACCAATACGTCTGTTCCATGCTGCCCGAGACTCAAGAGCAGCTTCTGTTAAG ATACGAATACCAAGAAGATCAATCTTTGATAGGCGAGAACCGATTTATATACGATTCTGATTGGGTCACAGCTCAAATCAGGTCTGCCCTGGAATTCTGGAAGGGTGAACGAGAAGCTAGTTACGCTTTGGAGGATGAGCGTTGGAAATGCAAGTACTGCAAGTATGCGTCAAATTGTCCAGTAAACACCATATCTACACAAATCACTAAACAAATGTAA